From the genome of Sphingomonas sp. HMP6, one region includes:
- a CDS encoding HEPN domain-containing protein has translation MRTSLDHLPASRQRELAHVARVLCEEFEAAHAIGTKDWKKARRIFKIVLYGSFARGDWVDDPVGGYQSDYDILIVVNDERLTEFEYWSAAEDRLMRDTTITKALSAPVNFIVHSLTDVNAQLEKGRPFFVDIVSQGIALCEAEGFPFAQSRDLPSEEARAEAEKHFEKWFPSAEAFLRMGEGARAAGDRNEAAFVLHQSAERFYHCALLVLTLYSPKSHKLNFLRSHAEEIAPELIEAWPRSDKFSRRCFELLRQAYVNARYSKHYEISDGELRWLGERVAALQQLVKAVCDRRLAPRH, from the coding sequence TTGCGCACGTCCCTCGATCATCTTCCCGCCTCTCGGCAGCGCGAGCTTGCCCATGTCGCGCGCGTATTGTGCGAGGAGTTCGAGGCCGCGCACGCGATCGGCACCAAGGACTGGAAGAAGGCGCGGCGCATCTTCAAAATCGTGCTCTACGGCTCGTTCGCGCGCGGCGACTGGGTCGATGATCCGGTTGGCGGCTATCAGTCCGATTATGACATCCTGATCGTCGTCAATGACGAGCGCCTGACCGAATTCGAATATTGGTCGGCCGCCGAGGACCGGCTGATGCGCGATACGACCATCACCAAAGCGCTTAGTGCGCCGGTCAACTTCATCGTCCATTCGCTGACCGACGTGAACGCCCAGCTTGAGAAGGGTCGACCGTTCTTCGTCGATATCGTAAGCCAGGGGATCGCGTTGTGCGAGGCCGAGGGGTTCCCGTTCGCGCAGTCCCGCGACTTGCCGTCGGAAGAGGCGAGGGCGGAGGCGGAGAAGCACTTTGAGAAGTGGTTTCCGAGCGCCGAGGCATTTCTGCGGATGGGGGAGGGGGCGCGCGCAGCGGGCGACCGAAACGAGGCCGCATTCGTGCTCCATCAGAGCGCCGAGCGCTTCTATCATTGCGCGCTGCTCGTGCTGACCCTCTACAGTCCAAAATCGCACAAGCTAAATTTCCTTCGTTCGCATGCCGAGGAAATCGCGCCTGAGTTGATCGAGGCGTGGCCCCGCAGCGATAAGTTCAGCCGACGCTGCTTCGAGCTTTTGCGGCAGGCCTACGTGAACGCCCGCTACTCGAAACATTATGAAATCAGCGACGGCGAACTGCGCTGGCTCGGCGAGCGGGTCGCGGCGCTGCAGCAGCTGGTCAAAGCTGTTTGTGACCGTCGCCTTGCGCCGCGCCACTGA
- a CDS encoding DUF6771 family protein codes for MAQHLSDSPNDLENLAREGLMLSPGWARVGLTFGDERLREQALNELAASIAKRIANPPVEADPDQLPLAL; via the coding sequence ATGGCACAGCATCTCTCCGATTCGCCCAACGATCTCGAAAACCTGGCGCGCGAGGGCCTGATGCTCAGTCCGGGATGGGCGCGTGTCGGCCTCACCTTTGGCGACGAACGCTTGCGCGAACAGGCGTTGAACGAACTTGCGGCGAGCATCGCGAAGCGCATCGCCAACCCACCCGTCGAAGCCGATCCCGACCAGTTGCCGCTTGCGCTGTAA
- a CDS encoding MucR family transcriptional regulator has protein sequence MSDEPTLNAVELATELTIAWLGNQNNRVSAEDVPAFLRAMHATVIELSGQASALIETPDASGSEGYTPAVSARKSLASKDHIISMIDGRPYRTLRRHLSGHGLTPEQYRERYNLRPDYPMVAESYSEQRRAMALKIGLGSKGRAAKAAASALAEKPKRGPRTAKSG, from the coding sequence ATGTCTGACGAACCCACTTTGAACGCCGTCGAACTCGCGACTGAACTTACGATCGCCTGGCTCGGCAATCAGAACAATCGCGTCTCAGCGGAGGACGTGCCGGCGTTTCTTCGCGCGATGCACGCCACCGTGATCGAACTCTCTGGGCAAGCCTCGGCGCTCATTGAAACTCCAGATGCATCAGGTTCGGAAGGCTACACACCCGCAGTCTCGGCGCGCAAATCGCTAGCCTCGAAAGACCACATCATTTCGATGATCGATGGAAGACCGTACCGGACCTTGCGCCGTCACCTGTCTGGCCACGGGCTGACGCCTGAACAGTATCGCGAGCGCTACAATCTGCGACCCGACTACCCAATGGTGGCCGAAAGCTATTCCGAGCAGCGGCGCGCAATGGCGCTCAAAATCGGCCTCGGCAGCAAGGGGCGCGCGGCGAAAGCTGCGGCAAGCGCGCTAGCGGAAAAGCCGAAGCGCGGCCCACGCACTGCAAAGTCTGGCTAA
- a CDS encoding sigma factor-like helix-turn-helix DNA-binding protein yields MRWRFWRRLPRVRPEVARLERKLWRMDSVTREVFLLHRLDSLGYREIAERLEIDVAEVERRMASALVHLVEASEAD; encoded by the coding sequence ATGAGGTGGAGGTTCTGGCGTCGGCTCCCTCGTGTGAGGCCCGAAGTGGCCCGGCTGGAGCGAAAGCTGTGGCGGATGGATTCCGTCACGCGGGAGGTCTTCTTGCTGCATCGGCTGGATAGCCTTGGCTATCGCGAGATCGCCGAGCGCTTGGAGATCGACGTGGCGGAGGTGGAGCGTCGCATGGCCAGCGCCTTGGTCCATCTCGTTGAAGCGAGCGAGGCCGACTGA
- a CDS encoding IS110 family transposase, protein MRCAMTSKFWVGLDVGEVSTAVCVLDHTGLPVLECPSGSTADDIAKSLAMFPLTNIAAVALETGASPTLPPRLAKLGFPVSVFDSRKTSKVLAVRCHKTDINDARGIAEIARLGGVPRLAVHVRGQEAQQIRTELALRHRLVWLLAANRNCLRAMLRNYGSTIKQLGVGLAMGTKVEAEIKALGQTGMSEAARTLRPLIELCAQLHLSIRQADKDLKRRAEGNPITSRFLKIPGVGPICALSFYSAIDEPSRFHRPADVGPYLGMVPTLKQSGKVLRIQY, encoded by the coding sequence ATGAGGTGCGCGATGACCTCGAAGTTTTGGGTTGGACTCGATGTCGGCGAAGTTAGCACAGCAGTGTGCGTGCTAGATCATACCGGGCTGCCCGTACTTGAATGTCCGTCGGGATCGACAGCTGACGACATCGCTAAATCCCTCGCCATGTTTCCACTCACCAACATTGCGGCGGTCGCGTTGGAGACAGGCGCCTCGCCGACGCTGCCCCCTCGCCTCGCCAAGTTGGGCTTTCCCGTCTCCGTTTTTGACTCGCGTAAAACGAGCAAAGTGCTCGCGGTTCGATGTCATAAGACGGACATCAACGACGCGCGCGGCATAGCGGAGATCGCACGGTTAGGGGGTGTACCCCGTTTGGCCGTACACGTTCGCGGACAGGAGGCTCAGCAAATTAGAACCGAGCTTGCCCTTCGACACCGCCTAGTCTGGCTGCTCGCCGCAAACCGGAACTGCCTTCGTGCGATGTTGCGCAACTATGGCAGCACCATCAAGCAGCTAGGCGTTGGCCTCGCTATGGGTACCAAAGTTGAGGCTGAGATTAAGGCCTTGGGGCAAACCGGCATGTCTGAGGCGGCGCGCACGCTACGTCCCCTGATTGAGCTGTGCGCACAGTTGCACCTGAGCATCCGACAGGCGGACAAGGATCTGAAAAGACGGGCCGAGGGTAACCCCATCACTAGCCGCTTCCTCAAAATTCCCGGTGTTGGCCCGATCTGTGCGCTGTCATTCTATTCGGCGATCGACGAACCCTCGCGCTTCCACCGGCCTGCGGACGTTGGCCCCTATCTGGGCATGGTGCCAACATTGAAACAGTCCGGGAAGGTTCTTCGCATCCAGTATTAG
- a CDS encoding helix-turn-helix transcriptional regulator, with protein MQERAMSDFVDRILRLPTVLDRTGLSRSTLYRKIKDGSFPKQIAISTRCAGWRESAVTAWLRNPIHYTCPDET; from the coding sequence ATGCAGGAGCGAGCCATGTCGGACTTTGTTGACAGAATTCTCCGACTACCGACCGTACTCGATCGTACGGGCCTCAGCCGATCGACATTGTACCGGAAAATCAAGGATGGAAGCTTTCCCAAGCAGATCGCGATCAGCACGCGCTGTGCGGGATGGCGCGAGTCGGCTGTAACAGCGTGGCTTCGAAACCCGATTCACTACACCTGCCCGGACGAAACCTGA